In Methanofollis fontis, the following proteins share a genomic window:
- a CDS encoding methanogenesis marker 7 protein, with protein sequence MIFVPITYKGGVYRHDEIIDLIEDLGGYIVQKHMIAQDVILQCLVPKEDVDLISSIGRPLGGEVIVSPLVGTEIAVISPSLEIHHLPHSSCDVAEYLRRAGAKTNMVGLARGFGKRIANLNVEERDIINEHDVALYVLGNFETCIEEKFPSIRRGITVPIVVTGAPSSEALERVIDPPVEGYVGNMGRCMHRTKKPEELATLDAMVDEVARVLDNRRAEIAKDPLSVSPARLMDVIGEGVPAIYGVNHPTPITVQIAGLRVKLPYEGYETEIRGLEIEGGVTIGDVAEVLPSKMRNYIWIRIKPFSDTNIMV encoded by the coding sequence GTGATTTTTGTCCCGATCACCTACAAGGGCGGGGTCTACCGGCACGACGAGATCATCGACCTCATCGAGGACCTCGGCGGGTATATCGTGCAGAAGCACATGATTGCGCAGGACGTCATCCTCCAGTGCCTGGTGCCGAAGGAGGATGTCGACCTGATCAGCAGCATCGGGCGCCCGCTCGGCGGGGAGGTGATCGTCTCCCCCCTTGTCGGCACCGAGATTGCCGTCATCTCGCCGAGTCTTGAGATCCACCACCTCCCCCACTCCTCCTGCGATGTGGCCGAATATCTCCGGCGTGCCGGGGCGAAGACGAATATGGTCGGTCTTGCGCGGGGGTTCGGGAAACGCATCGCCAACCTCAATGTCGAGGAGCGCGACATCATCAACGAGCACGATGTCGCCCTCTATGTGCTCGGCAACTTCGAGACCTGCATCGAGGAGAAGTTCCCCTCCATCAGGCGCGGGATCACCGTCCCTATCGTGGTCACCGGTGCACCGTCGTCCGAGGCATTGGAGCGGGTCATCGATCCGCCGGTGGAGGGGTATGTCGGGAATATGGGGCGGTGCATGCACCGCACCAAGAAACCCGAGGAACTCGCCACCCTCGATGCGATGGTCGATGAGGTCGCACGCGTCCTCGACAATCGAAGGGCGGAGATCGCCAAAGACCCCCTTTCCGTCTCTCCGGCGCGGTTGATGGACGTGATCGGTGAGGGCGTGCCGGCGATCTACGGGGTGAACCATCCGACGCCGATCACCGTCCAGATCGCCGGTCTGAGGGTGAAACTGCCCTATGAGGGTTACGAAACCGAGATCCGCGGGCTCGAGATCGAGGGGGGCGTCACAATCGGCGACGTTGCCGAGGTCCTTCCGTCAAAAATGCGCAATTACATATGGATCCGGATTAAACCCTTCTCTGACACGAACATCATGGTGTAA
- a CDS encoding carboxymuconolactone decarboxylase family protein — MNFEEKLAAILEGGAGPVSADWLREIEEEFGLAPLILKRMGERPPVLLSHLLYKSSVFETSHLDPKYIELISLAVGAALKCRHCVEYHMQAAMAKGATRDEILEVILIAGLASNASVLADAYRVMGEEKGDEPCISCGVSVTNGRNGHAPPPADGE, encoded by the coding sequence ATGAACTTTGAAGAGAAACTTGCCGCCATTCTCGAGGGGGGCGCCGGGCCGGTCTCCGCCGACTGGCTTCGCGAGATCGAGGAGGAGTTCGGGCTGGCCCCCCTGATCCTGAAACGGATGGGCGAACGGCCGCCGGTGCTCCTCTCCCACCTCCTCTATAAGAGCTCGGTCTTTGAGACGAGTCACCTGGATCCGAAGTACATTGAGCTGATCAGCCTTGCGGTCGGTGCCGCCCTGAAATGCCGCCATTGTGTTGAATATCACATGCAGGCGGCGATGGCGAAGGGGGCGACGCGGGACGAGATCCTTGAGGTGATCCTGATCGCCGGACTCGCCTCCAATGCCTCGGTGCTCGCCGATGCCTACCGCGTGATGGGCGAGGAGAAGGGGGATGAACCCTGCATCTCCTGCGGTGTCAGTGTGACGAACGGACGCAACGGTCATGCCCCTCCGCCCGCGGACGGGGAGTGA
- a CDS encoding HAD family hydrolase: protein MVLTGVQAVLFDCDNTLIDIRTDDESAETCRTLSVWLAYQGIEICRRHKLREIDVRRVRKRAALTFRAASIRHERVFPESRRLLDHLPHLPPGIVSNGQAGLLRARTPPPGHQGLRRRRLLL from the coding sequence ATGGTTCTCACCGGTGTTCAGGCCGTTCTGTTTGACTGCGACAATACGCTGATCGATATCAGGACCGACGATGAGAGTGCGGAGACCTGCCGCACGCTCAGTGTATGGCTCGCCTACCAGGGGATCGAGATCTGCCGGCGCCACAAACTCCGGGAGATCGATGTGCGGCGCGTGAGAAAACGGGCGGCCCTGACCTTCCGTGCTGCCTCGATCCGGCACGAACGGGTGTTTCCGGAGAGTCGGCGCCTCCTCGATCACCTCCCCCACCTCCCCCCCGGGATCGTCTCCAACGGACAAGCGGGTCTTCTCCGAGCACGAACTCCGCCACCTGGGCATCAGGGACTACGTCGTCGTCGTCTTCTCCTCTGA
- a CDS encoding HAD family hydrolase, which yields MRDYVVVVFSSDLGYKKPEPRIFRHALSRLSVYPGSALFIGDSYRNDIGGPALYRHAVHASQGCMAPALRCLGSGNRQK from the coding sequence ATCAGGGACTACGTCGTCGTCGTCTTCTCCTCTGATCTCGGTTACAAAAAACCCGAACCCCGGATCTTCAGGCATGCCCTCTCGCGCCTTTCGGTCTATCCCGGGTCTGCCCTGTTCATCGGGGACTCCTACAGGAACGATATCGGGGGGCCCGCGCTCTATCGGCATGCGGTCCATGCATCTCAGGGATGCATGGCGCCTGCCCTGAGGTGCCTGGGGTCCGGGAACCGACAGAAATAG
- a CDS encoding glycoside hydrolase family 57 protein, whose product MAGICMGFEVHQPFRLNPVFSPEEAKGRRDLKSFYFDRRNRDILRKVARNCYIPAAEIVLDALDGGMRYAFSFSGTLIEQMEEWCPEALSLFTDIAVHPNTELLAQTYYHSLAGFFADRDEFVEEVRMHTDLMHDLFGVRPRVAENTEFSLDDGIAADLRDLGFQAVYTEGADRIVPVNALNETCTCCGIPLLLRNCPLSDDIAFRFSWPGWDKRPLMADTYASWIAMSPGRCAHVFIDFETFGEHQPRESGIFEFLAYLPAALADEGVALFTPSEAAALPPAAEITLRRPVSWADLEKDESAWLGNRLQRYAFSALEHSPARQMRPELWRYLGTSDHFYYLAQKGGSCGDVHRYFCPAGIEEAYDTFMAILSHLERRCLGKGKRPLASVPNPEAFHFRMPDGRYAGVSAHGLREFEEALLSVPGESVLWHLERGDYAPWIRDAIGDRKLAAEVETAASPADLERAVHERRCSLCTL is encoded by the coding sequence ATGGCGGGAATCTGCATGGGATTTGAGGTCCACCAGCCCTTCCGGCTCAATCCGGTGTTCTCACCGGAGGAGGCGAAGGGCAGGCGGGACCTGAAGTCGTTTTATTTTGATCGGCGAAACCGGGATATTCTGCGCAAGGTGGCGCGGAACTGCTATATCCCGGCCGCAGAGATTGTTCTTGACGCACTGGACGGCGGGATGCGGTATGCCTTCTCCTTTTCAGGCACCCTTATCGAGCAGATGGAGGAGTGGTGCCCGGAAGCGCTCTCCCTCTTTACCGATATCGCCGTTCACCCCAACACCGAACTCCTTGCCCAGACCTATTACCACAGCCTTGCCGGCTTTTTTGCCGACCGGGATGAGTTTGTGGAGGAGGTGCGGATGCACACCGATCTGATGCACGACCTCTTCGGTGTGCGGCCGCGGGTGGCGGAGAATACCGAGTTCTCTCTTGACGACGGGATCGCCGCCGACCTCCGTGACCTCGGTTTTCAGGCGGTCTATACCGAGGGTGCGGACCGCATCGTCCCGGTAAATGCCCTGAACGAGACCTGCACCTGCTGCGGTATCCCCCTGCTCCTGAGAAACTGCCCCCTCTCCGACGATATCGCCTTCCGCTTCTCATGGCCGGGCTGGGACAAGCGCCCCCTGATGGCGGACACCTATGCGAGCTGGATTGCCATGTCCCCTGGGCGATGCGCCCATGTGTTCATCGACTTCGAGACCTTCGGCGAGCATCAGCCCCGTGAGAGTGGGATATTTGAGTTTCTCGCCTATCTCCCGGCCGCCCTGGCTGATGAGGGGGTGGCGCTCTTCACGCCCTCGGAGGCAGCGGCACTTCCGCCTGCAGCTGAGATCACGCTCCGGCGCCCGGTCTCGTGGGCTGACCTGGAAAAGGACGAGTCGGCGTGGCTCGGGAACCGTCTTCAGAGATACGCCTTTTCCGCCCTGGAGCACTCGCCGGCCCGCCAGATGCGCCCCGAACTCTGGCGTTATCTCGGTACGAGCGACCACTTCTATTATCTCGCACAGAAGGGCGGGTCCTGCGGCGATGTCCACCGCTATTTCTGTCCGGCCGGCATCGAGGAGGCCTACGACACCTTCATGGCGATCCTCTCCCACCTGGAACGCCGCTGCCTGGGGAAGGGGAAGCGCCCGCTCGCCTCCGTCCCGAACCCCGAGGCCTTCCATTTCCGCATGCCGGATGGGAGATATGCCGGGGTGTCGGCGCACGGTCTCAGGGAGTTTGAGGAGGCGCTCCTCTCCGTGCCCGGGGAATCGGTCCTCTGGCACCTGGAGCGCGGCGACTATGCACCCTGGATCAGGGATGCGATCGGCGACCGCAAACTGGCGGCCGAGGTGGAGACCGCCGCGAGTCCTGCCGATCTGGAACGGGCGGTCCACGAACGGAGGTGTTCCCTGTGCACCCTCTGA
- a CDS encoding glycosyltransferase family 4 protein → MHPLKIAFFCWESLHAVRVGGLAPAATCLAESLARKHEVHYFTRGPGPDEKNGVIYHYCYPKGKNIVDFCNDLSHGALDLFREQDAPAFDVLHFHDWHFVEAMHRLRERNTVMSFHSTEYGRNGNKTGGWWEYGEISGKEWYGAYIARRVVAVSRTLRDEVKALYNVPDWKVDVVQNGIDPDYYRLPVDQGEVKRRYGVHPYAPLVFFGGRLVYQKGPDILVKAMPEVLKNRWDARFLFAGCGDMQDYLSRKTRGTPARLLGYVEEPEFIRLLNAADIVAIPSRNEPFGLILTEAWSAGRCVVASDVGGLSENIDHFVNGVKVPVSSRGVAGGINAVIDDRGLCCSLGQKGQEKVEREFRWEQIAHRMERAYNQVL, encoded by the coding sequence GTGCACCCTCTGAAGATCGCCTTTTTCTGCTGGGAGTCCCTCCATGCGGTGCGGGTGGGCGGACTCGCCCCGGCCGCCACCTGCCTTGCCGAGTCGCTCGCCCGGAAGCACGAGGTCCACTATTTCACCCGCGGCCCCGGCCCCGACGAAAAAAACGGCGTCATCTATCACTACTGCTACCCGAAGGGAAAGAATATCGTCGATTTCTGCAACGACCTCTCACATGGTGCCCTCGACCTCTTCAGAGAGCAGGACGCCCCTGCCTTCGACGTCCTCCACTTCCATGACTGGCACTTTGTGGAGGCAATGCACCGTCTGCGTGAGCGGAATACGGTAATGTCCTTTCATTCGACGGAGTACGGCAGAAACGGCAACAAAACCGGTGGGTGGTGGGAGTATGGCGAAATCTCCGGGAAGGAATGGTACGGCGCCTATATCGCCCGGCGGGTGGTGGCGGTCTCCCGCACCCTGAGGGACGAGGTGAAGGCGCTCTACAATGTGCCGGACTGGAAGGTGGACGTCGTCCAGAATGGCATCGATCCGGACTATTACCGCCTGCCGGTGGACCAGGGGGAGGTGAAACGCCGCTATGGTGTCCACCCCTATGCCCCCCTGGTCTTTTTTGGTGGGCGACTGGTCTATCAGAAGGGCCCTGATATCCTGGTCAAGGCGATGCCCGAGGTGCTGAAGAACCGCTGGGATGCCCGTTTCCTGTTTGCCGGGTGCGGGGATATGCAGGACTACCTCTCCCGGAAGACCCGGGGCACTCCCGCCCGTCTGCTCGGGTATGTCGAGGAGCCCGAGTTCATCCGTCTGTTGAATGCGGCGGATATCGTGGCGATACCGAGCAGAAACGAACCCTTCGGCCTGATCCTGACCGAGGCGTGGAGTGCCGGGCGTTGTGTGGTCGCCTCTGATGTGGGGGGACTATCGGAGAATATCGACCATTTTGTGAACGGCGTGAAGGTTCCGGTCTCCTCGCGGGGGGTTGCCGGCGGGATCAATGCCGTCATCGACGACCGGGGTCTCTGCTGCTCCCTCGGCCAGAAGGGGCAGGAGAAGGTGGAGCGGGAGTTCCGCTGGGAGCAGATCGCCCATCGGATGGAGAGGGCCTATAATCAGGTGCTCTGA